One genomic segment of Streptomyces sp. NBC_00239 includes these proteins:
- the rpsO gene encoding 30S ribosomal protein S15, translating into MPLDAATKKQIMADFGTKEGDTGSPEVQVAMLSRRISDLTEHLKAHKHDHHSRRGLLILVGQRRRLLQYLAKKDIARFRVLVERLGIRRGAAGAK; encoded by the coding sequence GTGCCGCTCGACGCCGCTACGAAGAAGCAGATCATGGCCGACTTTGGTACCAAGGAGGGCGACACCGGCTCCCCCGAGGTCCAGGTCGCGATGCTCTCCCGCCGGATCTCGGACCTGACCGAGCACCTCAAGGCCCACAAGCACGACCACCACTCCCGTCGTGGTCTGCTCATCCTGGTCGGCCAGCGCCGCCGCCTTCTGCAGTACCTCGCCAAGAAGGACATCGCGCGCTTCCGCGTCCTGGTCGAGCGCCTCGGCATCCGCCGCGGTGCCGCGGGCGCCAAGTAA